Proteins co-encoded in one Bemisia tabaci chromosome 9, PGI_BMITA_v3 genomic window:
- the LOC140225484 gene encoding uncharacterized protein, with product MALEMKVAEIIGKVSPESDKNLALAGLTIFKKQMQFFLETPLQNKPLDCPVLVGEMEANLASQTDYAKISKGEVSVFRSPSITYEELLADPTLIKELNSRQLFSWLHENEIVSK from the exons AGATGAAAGTGGCTGAAATTATCGGCAAGGTCAGTCCTGAATCCGATAAAAACTTGGCTCTTGCGGGCCTcactattttcaaaaaacagaTGCAGTTCTTTTTGGAAACTCCTTTACAAAACAAACCTTTGGACTGTCCCGTTTTGGTTGGCGAAATGGAGGCTAATCTTGCTAGTCAGACTGATTATGCTAAG ATATCAAAAGGAGAGGTCTCAGTGTTCAGAAGTCCATCAATTACTTATGAAGAATTGCTCGCTGACCCGACGTTGATCAAGGAACTTAATTCACGGCAATTGTTCTCATGGCTGCATGAGAATGAAATTGTGTCAAAATAA